The Lycium ferocissimum isolate CSIRO_LF1 unplaced genomic scaffold, AGI_CSIRO_Lferr_CH_V1 ctg23029, whole genome shotgun sequence genome window below encodes:
- the LOC132043316 gene encoding G-type lectin S-receptor-like serine/threonine-protein kinase LECRK4 — protein MVTEEEQGFRAEVNSISRTNHKNLVQLLGFCNEGQHRLLIYEHMETGSVADLLFKDCRLSWSQRVQVAIDTAKGLFYLHEEFSIQIIHCDIKPQNVLLDENLTAKIADFGIAKLLGKDQTRTTTKIRGTRGYVAPEWFRNMPITVKVDVYSFGILLLELIRCRKSYKQDVANENEMILWSGLVIAIEEKSCIYSQAMMKRQ, from the coding sequence ATGGTGACCGAAGAAGAACAAGGATTCCGAGCTGAAGTGAACTCAATCAGCAGGACTAATCACAAGAACTTGGTCCAACTCCTCGGGTTCTGCAACGAAGGCCAACAccggcttttgatatatgaACACATGGAAACTGGCTCAGTAGCAGACTTGCTATTCAAAGATTGTAGGCTTAGTTGGTCCCAAAGGGTACAAGTTGCCATAGACACGGCCAAAGGGCTTTTCTATTTGCATGAAGAGTTTAGTATCCAAATTATACATTGTGACATCAAGCCCCAAAATGTGCTTTTAGATGAAAATTTGACAGCAAAAATAGCAGATTTCGGAATAGCCAAGCTTTTGGGGAAAGATCAGACTCGAACGACCACTAAAATACGTGGAACGAGAGGGTACGTAGCCCCAGAGTGGTTCAGGAACATGCCTATAACCGTCAAAGTGGATGTGTACAGCTTTGGAATCTTGCTTTTAGAGCTGATTCGCTGTAGAAAAAGTTACAAGCAGGATGTGGCGAATGAGAATGAAATGATACTGTGGAGTGGACTTGTGATTGCTATAGAAGAAAAGAGCTGCATTTACTCGCAGGCAATGATGAAGAGGCAATAG